The following coding sequences are from one Pyramidobacter piscolens W5455 window:
- a CDS encoding ferredoxin, with the protein MKYVVNESCIGCGLCATTCPEVFSMTDAGVAAAIAEEVAEENRGSAAEARENCPVGAIEEV; encoded by the coding sequence ATGAAATATGTTGTGAATGAGAGCTGTATCGGCTGCGGGCTTTGCGCGACGACCTGTCCGGAGGTCTTTTCCATGACCGACGCGGGCGTCGCCGCGGCGATCGCGGAAGAAGTCGCGGAAGAGAACCGCGGCAGCGCGGCGGAAGCGCGCGAAAACTGTCCGGTCGGCGCGATCGAGGAGGTCTGA
- the hcp gene encoding hydroxylamine reductase, giving the protein MERKMFCYQCQETAGGKGCTVCGVCGKKPDVAAMQDLLIYVTKGLSCVADRLRREGQRVGKEANHLVTMNLFVTITNANFDRQAIIERIRETLDVKRKLLNQAGDVSGLPQAALWHGDVGEFDAQAAEVGVLATGNEDIRSLRELITYGLKGLAAYSKHANALLQDNEDVDAFIQRALAKTLDDSLTVNDLVALTLETGKYGVDGMALLDKANTEAYGHPEITAVDIGVRKNPGILISGHDLRDLEMLLEQTAGTGVDVYTHSEMLPAHYYPAFKKYPHFAGNYGNAWWKQKEEFEKFRGPVLMTTNCVVPPADSYRDRLWTTGATGVPGCKHIGGAYGETKDFSALIEQAKKCPPPEEIEAGRIVGGFAHEQVFALADKVVDAVKSGAIRKFVVMAGCDGRMKSREYYTEFARKLPKDVVILTAGCAKYKYNKLDLGDIGGIPRVLDAGQCNDSYSLALIALKLKEIFGLNDINDLPLAFNIAWYEQKAVIVLLALLHLGVKNIHLGPTLPAFLSPNVADVLVKNFGIAGIGTVDDDLKLFFG; this is encoded by the coding sequence ATGGAGCGTAAAATGTTCTGCTACCAGTGTCAGGAAACCGCGGGGGGAAAGGGCTGCACCGTTTGCGGCGTGTGCGGGAAGAAACCCGACGTGGCGGCCATGCAGGACCTTCTGATCTACGTGACGAAAGGGCTTTCCTGCGTCGCGGACCGACTTCGCCGCGAGGGACAGCGCGTCGGCAAAGAGGCGAACCATCTCGTGACGATGAACCTCTTCGTGACGATCACGAACGCGAACTTCGACCGTCAGGCGATCATCGAAAGAATCCGGGAAACCCTGGACGTGAAGCGGAAGCTCCTGAATCAGGCGGGAGACGTGTCGGGGCTGCCCCAAGCGGCGCTCTGGCACGGCGACGTCGGCGAATTCGACGCTCAGGCCGCCGAAGTCGGCGTGCTTGCCACCGGGAACGAAGACATTCGCAGCCTGCGGGAACTGATCACGTACGGCCTCAAGGGACTGGCGGCCTATTCCAAGCACGCGAACGCGCTTTTGCAGGACAACGAAGACGTGGACGCCTTCATCCAGCGCGCTCTGGCCAAGACGCTCGACGACAGCCTGACGGTGAACGACCTTGTGGCGCTGACCCTCGAGACCGGAAAGTACGGAGTCGACGGCATGGCGCTTCTCGACAAGGCCAACACCGAGGCTTACGGCCATCCGGAGATTACGGCGGTCGACATCGGCGTGCGGAAAAATCCCGGCATCCTGATCTCCGGCCACGATCTGAGAGATCTCGAAATGCTGCTGGAACAGACAGCGGGGACGGGCGTGGACGTGTACACGCACTCCGAGATGCTTCCCGCCCATTACTATCCCGCGTTCAAGAAATACCCGCACTTTGCCGGCAACTACGGCAACGCCTGGTGGAAACAGAAAGAGGAGTTCGAGAAGTTCCGCGGCCCCGTTCTGATGACGACGAACTGCGTCGTGCCGCCCGCGGACAGCTACAGAGACCGCCTTTGGACGACCGGCGCCACGGGCGTTCCCGGCTGCAAACACATCGGCGGCGCCTACGGCGAGACCAAGGACTTTTCGGCGCTCATCGAACAGGCGAAAAAGTGCCCTCCGCCCGAGGAGATCGAAGCGGGCCGCATCGTCGGCGGCTTCGCGCACGAACAGGTGTTCGCGCTTGCCGATAAAGTCGTGGACGCGGTCAAATCCGGCGCGATCAGGAAGTTTGTGGTCATGGCGGGCTGCGACGGACGGATGAAGTCCAGAGAGTACTACACGGAATTTGCACGCAAGCTTCCCAAGGACGTGGTGATTTTGACCGCCGGATGCGCCAAGTACAAATACAACAAGCTGGACCTGGGAGACATCGGCGGCATCCCGAGAGTTCTGGACGCCGGGCAGTGCAACGATTCCTACTCGCTGGCGCTGATCGCCCTGAAGCTGAAGGAGATCTTCGGGCTGAACGATATCAACGACCTGCCGCTGGCGTTCAACATCGCCTGGTACGAGCAGAAAGCCGTCATCGTCCTGCTGGCGCTGCTGCATTTGGGCGTCAAGAACATCCATCTGGGGCCGACGCTCCCGGCGTTCCTGTCGCCGAACGTGGCCGACGTGCTGGTCAAGAATTTCGGCATCGCGGGCATCGGCACGGTGGACGACGATCTGAAGCTGTTTTTCGGTTAA
- a CDS encoding aldo/keto reductase, with protein MSEIELSAKKLGFGLMRLPKNGEAIDIEQVKKMVDLFMAGGFTYFDTAWAYPGSEDAIRQALVERYPREKFTLATKNAAWINCQSREDAVGQFETSLKQTGAGYFDFYLLHNLGEGRTHFFDDFEMWNFVQEKKVEGKIRHAGFSFHSTPEELDAILQAHPEAEFVQLQINYADWENPRIQSRACYETARKHGKPVVIMEPVKGGLLASPPKAVERVLKSADAQASCASWAIRFAASLDGVIAVLSGMSNVEQMKDNISYMTDFNPLTEAERRVVAKARETLDALPMIPCTSCNYCAEVCPQNIGISGSFTALNLLNIYGNYNYAEGQEKWLVERHGKSRANECVQCGSCEQVCPQHIKIRDNLVKVVEAFHIA; from the coding sequence ATGTCGGAGATCGAACTGAGCGCGAAAAAACTTGGATTCGGACTGATGCGGCTGCCGAAAAACGGCGAAGCGATCGACATCGAACAGGTAAAAAAGATGGTGGATCTCTTTATGGCGGGCGGCTTTACGTATTTCGACACGGCCTGGGCCTATCCCGGCTCGGAAGACGCGATCCGTCAGGCGCTCGTCGAACGCTATCCGCGCGAAAAGTTCACGCTCGCCACGAAAAACGCCGCCTGGATCAACTGCCAGAGCCGGGAAGACGCCGTCGGCCAGTTCGAGACGTCGCTGAAACAGACCGGCGCCGGTTATTTCGATTTCTATCTGCTCCACAACCTCGGCGAGGGCAGAACCCATTTCTTCGACGACTTCGAGATGTGGAACTTCGTGCAGGAGAAGAAAGTGGAAGGAAAAATCAGGCACGCCGGCTTCTCCTTCCATTCCACGCCGGAGGAGCTGGACGCCATTTTGCAAGCCCATCCCGAAGCGGAATTCGTGCAGCTGCAGATCAACTACGCCGATTGGGAAAATCCGCGCATTCAATCGCGGGCCTGTTACGAGACGGCCAGAAAACACGGGAAGCCCGTCGTCATCATGGAGCCCGTCAAGGGCGGCCTTTTGGCCAGCCCGCCGAAAGCCGTCGAGCGCGTGCTCAAAAGCGCCGACGCCCAAGCTTCCTGCGCTTCGTGGGCCATCCGCTTCGCCGCCAGCCTGGACGGAGTGATCGCCGTGCTGTCCGGCATGAGCAACGTGGAGCAGATGAAGGACAACATTTCCTACATGACGGATTTCAATCCGCTGACGGAAGCCGAGCGGCGCGTCGTCGCCAAAGCCCGGGAAACGCTGGACGCCTTGCCGATGATCCCCTGCACGAGCTGCAATTACTGCGCGGAAGTGTGCCCGCAGAACATCGGCATTTCCGGTTCCTTCACGGCGCTGAACTTGCTGAACATTTACGGCAACTACAACTACGCCGAAGGCCAGGAGAAATGGCTCGTGGAGCGTCACGGCAAATCCCGCGCCAACGAATGCGTCCAGTGCGGCAGCTGCGAGCAGGTCTGCCCGCAGCACATCAAGATCCGCGACAACCTCGTGAAGGTCGTGGAAGCTTTTCACATCGCCTGA
- a CDS encoding V-type ATP synthase subunit I has product MAVARVKKIELYVHRTAVEEVLSVLQERGITEISAAARSSAEEPSAHPARSGRDYAPALNDVNYLTRYLAPYYKDPVGTLGRMLGERDDVSVEKLAALADKVDAGNLAAEARKRERRLTELRSDMQQIKSLQQTLSGLGNFEPPLSMITEGSQMVAGFLGTGRAENLQEWKNAVEETLGADAECRVWLPPKGSRDPAWGSVFYLRAFEDKLSELCLKHSVTKIDLPSSLTGTVAEEQKKLSDKLAALGQEEKYFVNWLQTFTDAHMDEIRRLGDYLTIMKTRQDAEDESERTEQVVLLRGWVPDSKAAELKQILVPYEKDIDLQLSDPAEDDDPPIVLENRNCAKPFEMLTMLYGAPVYGSVDPSFPMMPFFLLFFGMCYADAGYGIVITAIAVYFLKKYRKMPEGIKRALILVKYCGIATVIYGAITGSWMGDMIDAFPFLGFLRPVKNLATLLEPMKDPMLLLGISLALGIVHIYYGILLAAYANVKKRRWFAACADQGGWLLLLTGLLIFGVGAFAAPGVEPLGKNMAIAGAVVLILTQGREKKGLVGKFVSGVLSLYNVTSYLGDVLSYSRLLALGLVGGAVAMIINLMSKLCGGTAYVGWILALLIFFGGHVFSMVINILGAFVHPLRLQYVEFFGKFYSSGGTAFDPFCYRSNYVNVTGRKEA; this is encoded by the coding sequence ATGGCCGTTGCTCGCGTTAAAAAGATCGAACTGTACGTGCACCGGACGGCCGTCGAAGAGGTTCTGTCGGTGCTTCAGGAGCGGGGGATCACTGAGATTTCCGCTGCGGCGAGGAGCTCCGCAGAGGAGCCTTCCGCCCATCCGGCGCGAAGCGGCCGGGATTACGCGCCCGCTCTGAACGACGTGAATTATCTCACCCGCTACCTTGCGCCTTACTATAAAGATCCTGTCGGGACGTTGGGACGTATGCTGGGCGAACGCGACGACGTCAGCGTGGAAAAGCTGGCCGCATTGGCCGACAAAGTCGACGCCGGCAATCTGGCGGCGGAAGCCCGCAAGCGCGAACGCCGTCTGACGGAGCTGCGCTCCGACATGCAGCAGATCAAAAGTTTGCAGCAGACTTTGTCGGGGCTGGGCAATTTTGAACCGCCCCTCTCCATGATTACGGAAGGCAGCCAGATGGTGGCCGGGTTTTTGGGTACGGGGCGCGCCGAAAATTTGCAGGAATGGAAAAACGCGGTGGAGGAAACTTTGGGCGCCGACGCGGAGTGTCGTGTCTGGCTCCCTCCCAAGGGAAGCCGCGATCCCGCCTGGGGCAGCGTGTTCTACCTGCGCGCGTTCGAGGACAAACTTTCGGAGCTTTGCCTGAAACACAGCGTCACGAAGATTGATCTGCCTTCTTCCCTGACGGGAACCGTCGCCGAAGAGCAGAAAAAACTCTCGGACAAACTGGCCGCTCTCGGGCAGGAAGAGAAGTATTTCGTCAATTGGCTTCAGACTTTTACCGACGCTCATATGGACGAGATCCGCCGCCTCGGCGATTACTTGACGATCATGAAAACGCGCCAGGACGCCGAGGACGAAAGCGAGCGCACCGAACAGGTCGTCCTGCTGCGGGGCTGGGTCCCCGACAGCAAAGCCGCGGAACTCAAACAAATCCTCGTCCCGTACGAAAAGGACATCGATCTGCAGCTTTCGGATCCGGCGGAGGACGACGATCCCCCCATCGTGCTGGAGAACAGGAACTGCGCGAAACCGTTCGAGATGCTGACCATGCTGTACGGCGCGCCCGTGTACGGTTCGGTCGATCCGTCGTTCCCGATGATGCCGTTTTTCCTGCTGTTTTTCGGCATGTGCTACGCCGACGCGGGCTACGGCATCGTGATCACGGCCATCGCCGTGTACTTCCTCAAAAAGTACCGGAAAATGCCCGAAGGCATCAAGCGGGCCCTGATCCTCGTGAAGTATTGCGGTATTGCCACGGTCATTTATGGCGCCATCACAGGCAGCTGGATGGGCGACATGATCGACGCCTTCCCATTCCTGGGCTTCCTGCGGCCGGTGAAGAATCTGGCGACGCTGCTCGAACCCATGAAGGACCCCATGCTGTTGCTGGGCATTTCGCTGGCGCTCGGCATCGTCCACATCTATTACGGTATCCTGCTTGCCGCTTACGCCAATGTCAAAAAACGCCGCTGGTTCGCCGCCTGCGCCGATCAGGGCGGCTGGCTGCTGCTCCTGACGGGGCTGTTGATCTTCGGCGTCGGCGCCTTTGCGGCGCCCGGAGTAGAGCCGTTGGGTAAAAATATGGCGATTGCCGGCGCTGTGGTTTTGATTTTGACGCAGGGACGCGAGAAGAAAGGCTTGGTCGGCAAGTTCGTTTCCGGCGTGCTGAGCCTGTACAACGTCACCAGCTATCTGGGCGACGTGCTCAGCTACAGCCGTCTGCTCGCGCTTGGGCTGGTCGGCGGCGCTGTGGCGATGATCATCAACCTGATGTCCAAGCTCTGCGGCGGCACCGCTTACGTGGGCTGGATCCTGGCGCTGCTGATCTTCTTCGGCGGACATGTTTTCAGCATGGTGATCAACATCCTGGGAGCGTTCGTCCACCCGCTGCGACTGCAATACGTGGAATTCTTCGGCAAGTTTTACAGCAGCGGCGGGACGGCGTTCGATCCCTTCTGCTACAGATCGAACTATGTCAACGTGACTGGCCGCAAGGAAGCTTAG
- a CDS encoding V-type ATP synthase subunit K, with translation MDYLGIAFVVLGAALAAGMAGIGSAIGVGIAGEVGAGVMTEDPGKFGLVLMLQALPGTQGIYGLLIAFFAMLKVGLVGGSAVPCDWVHGLAVMFACLPIALGGWISAISQGKTSAACIQMIAKQPGEAGKAVILPAMVETYAVLALLVSILLMNGISL, from the coding sequence ATGGATTATCTTGGTATCGCTTTTGTTGTGCTTGGTGCGGCTCTGGCCGCCGGTATGGCGGGCATCGGTTCGGCTATTGGCGTCGGTATCGCCGGCGAAGTCGGCGCGGGCGTGATGACCGAGGACCCCGGCAAGTTCGGTCTTGTCCTGATGCTGCAGGCGCTGCCCGGAACGCAGGGCATTTACGGCCTGCTGATCGCCTTCTTTGCCATGCTGAAGGTCGGCCTGGTCGGCGGTTCGGCCGTTCCCTGCGACTGGGTGCACGGTCTGGCCGTCATGTTCGCCTGCCTGCCTATCGCTTTGGGCGGATGGATCTCCGCCATTTCGCAGGGTAAAACTTCGGCCGCCTGCATTCAGATGATCGCCAAGCAGCCCGGCGAAGCCGGTAAGGCCGTTATCCTCCCGGCCATGGTCGAGACGTACGCGGTGCTTGCCCTCCTCGTCAGCATTCTTCTGATGAACGGCATCAGCCTGTAA
- a CDS encoding V-type ATP synthase subunit E: MALADIRKKIEQDAANEAAKLLDEARKQADVLNADADAEISKSKKYYDGLYAAEAPEVRRRAQIIANLDVKKLRLGAKQELIGRSFDGALARLCKLAGDKYLAFMEKLLDQAVSSGDEELLAAAGEKRIDQAWLDKYNASRGRKLTLSAEKTDIKGGFILRKGRISTNCSLETLIHWLKDELESDVVKRLFDAE, from the coding sequence ATGGCACTCGCTGACATCAGGAAAAAAATCGAACAGGACGCGGCCAATGAAGCCGCGAAACTGCTCGACGAGGCCCGAAAGCAGGCCGACGTCCTGAACGCGGACGCCGACGCCGAAATTTCCAAAAGCAAGAAATATTACGACGGCCTGTATGCTGCCGAAGCTCCCGAAGTACGCCGCCGCGCCCAGATCATCGCGAATCTGGACGTGAAAAAACTGCGTCTCGGCGCCAAGCAGGAGCTGATCGGCCGCAGTTTCGACGGCGCGCTGGCGCGCCTCTGCAAATTGGCCGGCGACAAATATCTCGCGTTCATGGAAAAGCTTCTCGATCAGGCGGTCAGCAGCGGCGACGAGGAACTGCTGGCGGCCGCCGGCGAGAAACGTATCGATCAGGCCTGGCTCGATAAGTACAACGCCTCCCGGGGCAGAAAGCTGACGCTTTCCGCCGAAAAAACGGACATCAAGGGCGGCTTTATCCTTCGCAAAGGCAGAATCAGCACGAACTGCTCGCTGGAAACCCTGATCCACTGGCTCAAGGACGAACTGGAGTCCGACGTCGTCAAACGACTGTTTGACGCGGAGTAA